Proteins encoded together in one Pseudomonas arsenicoxydans window:
- the araD1 gene encoding AraD1 family protein produces MRLVQFELSNGERRIGVVEEGQVREVQDARTVRDLALAAIEAGVNLEQQVKTLGLGISHDYAQLLANLQILPPLDHPDPAHMLVSGTGLTHLGSASARDKMHQQAGDEAALTDTMRIFKWGVEGGKPLAGQAGVQPEWFYKGDGSIVVRPGKPFPLPPFAEDAGEEPEISGLYVIGHDGKPYRLGFAVGNEFSDHVMERKNYLYLAHSKLRSCSYGPELRVGELPQHLAGTSRILRDGEVLWQNEFLSGEANMCHSLENLEYHHFKYSQFLRPGDVHIHFFGTATLSFADGIRTQPGDVFEISQAEFGAPLINGIAPVEAAFEPGTIGTL; encoded by the coding sequence ATGCGTTTAGTTCAGTTCGAATTGAGTAACGGCGAGCGCCGGATCGGTGTCGTCGAGGAAGGGCAGGTGCGCGAAGTGCAGGACGCGCGCACGGTGCGCGACCTGGCGTTGGCGGCGATCGAAGCGGGCGTGAATCTTGAGCAACAGGTGAAAACCCTGGGCCTGGGCATCAGCCATGACTATGCACAACTGCTGGCCAACTTGCAGATCCTGCCGCCACTGGACCACCCGGACCCGGCGCACATGCTGGTCAGTGGCACCGGCCTGACCCATTTGGGCAGTGCCTCGGCGCGGGACAAAATGCATCAGCAGGCCGGCGATGAAGCCGCGCTGACCGACACCATGCGCATCTTCAAATGGGGCGTGGAGGGCGGTAAACCGTTGGCTGGTCAGGCCGGCGTGCAACCGGAATGGTTCTACAAGGGCGATGGCAGCATCGTCGTGCGTCCGGGAAAACCTTTCCCGCTGCCGCCCTTTGCCGAAGACGCCGGTGAAGAACCGGAAATCAGCGGTCTCTACGTCATCGGCCACGACGGCAAACCGTATCGCCTCGGTTTTGCGGTAGGCAACGAGTTTTCCGACCATGTGATGGAGCGCAAGAACTACCTTTACCTGGCGCACTCCAAATTGCGCAGTTGCAGCTATGGCCCGGAACTTCGCGTCGGCGAGCTGCCGCAGCACCTGGCCGGCACCAGCCGCATCCTGCGCGACGGTGAAGTGCTCTGGCAGAACGAGTTTCTCAGCGGCGAGGCCAACATGTGCCACAGCCTGGAAAACCTCGAGTATCACCATTTCAAGTACAGCCAGTTCCTGCGTCCGGGGGACGTACACATTCATTTCTTCGGCACCGCGACCCTGTCCTTTGCCGACGGCATTCGCACCCAACCGGGTGACGTGTTCGAGATCAGTCAGGCCGAGTTCGGCGCGCCATTGATCAACGGGATAGCACCGGTTGAAGCGGCGTTCGAGCCCGGCACCATCGGCACCCTTTAA
- a CDS encoding MFS transporter → MSQELRLIRRITLKLIPFLILLYLIAYVDRSAVGFAKLHMGADIGIGDAAYGLGAGLFFIGYFLLEIPSNLMLERFGARRWFARIMITWGAITIGMAFVQGPHSFYVMRFLLGAAEAGFFPGVLYYITQWFPVRHRGKILGLFILSQPIAMMITGPVSGGLLGMDGTLGLHGWQWLFIVIGTPAILLTWPVLRYLPDGPQQVKWMDQAEKDWLTGELKKDLETYGQTRHGNPLHALKDKRVLLLALFYLPVTLSIYGLGLWLPTLIKQFGGTDLVTGFVSSVPYIFGIIGLLIIPRSSDRLNDRYGHLAVLYVLGAIGLFLSAWLTLPVLQLAALCLVAFALFSCTAVFWTLPGRFFAGASAAAGIALINSVGNLGGYIGPFVIGALKEYTGNLASGLYFLSGVMVFGLVLTGVVYRLLERKHVLPADQFAASARGASRT, encoded by the coding sequence ATGAGCCAGGAACTGCGGCTTATTCGTCGCATCACGTTGAAACTGATTCCCTTCCTGATCCTGCTGTACCTGATTGCCTATGTGGATCGCTCTGCGGTCGGCTTCGCCAAGCTGCACATGGGCGCGGACATCGGCATCGGTGATGCGGCGTACGGCCTCGGTGCCGGGCTGTTCTTCATTGGCTACTTCCTGCTGGAAATCCCCAGCAACCTGATGCTCGAACGCTTCGGCGCCCGCCGTTGGTTTGCGCGGATCATGATCACCTGGGGCGCGATCACCATCGGCATGGCTTTCGTCCAGGGCCCACACAGCTTCTATGTGATGCGCTTCCTGCTCGGTGCCGCCGAGGCCGGGTTCTTCCCGGGCGTTCTCTACTACATCACCCAATGGTTTCCGGTTCGCCATCGCGGCAAGATCCTCGGGCTGTTCATCCTGTCCCAACCCATCGCGATGATGATCACCGGCCCCGTGTCCGGTGGCCTGCTTGGCATGGACGGGACCCTTGGTCTGCACGGCTGGCAGTGGTTGTTCATCGTCATTGGCACACCGGCGATTCTGCTGACCTGGCCGGTGCTGCGTTACCTGCCGGATGGCCCGCAACAGGTGAAATGGATGGACCAGGCCGAGAAGGACTGGCTGACCGGCGAACTGAAAAAAGACCTTGAGACCTACGGCCAGACTCGTCATGGCAATCCGCTGCACGCCCTGAAAGACAAACGCGTGTTGTTGCTGGCGCTGTTTTATCTGCCGGTGACGTTGAGCATTTATGGCTTGGGCTTGTGGCTGCCGACATTGATCAAACAGTTCGGCGGGACTGACCTGGTGACCGGTTTCGTGTCTTCGGTGCCGTACATCTTCGGGATCATTGGCTTGCTGATCATTCCGCGCAGTTCCGATCGTCTGAATGATCGCTACGGCCACTTGGCGGTGCTTTACGTGTTGGGCGCCATCGGCTTGTTCCTCAGCGCCTGGCTGACCTTGCCGGTGCTGCAACTGGCGGCGTTGTGCCTGGTGGCGTTCGCGCTGTTTTCCTGCACGGCGGTGTTCTGGACCTTACCGGGTCGTTTCTTTGCCGGCGCCAGTGCGGCGGCCGGGATCGCGTTGATCAATTCGGTAGGCAACCTGGGCGGCTATATCGGTCCGTTCGTGATTGGTGCGCTGAAGGAATACACCGGCAACCTGGCGTCGGGGCTGTATTTCCTGTCGGGGGTGATGGTGTTCGGGCTGGTGTTGACCGGCGTGGTTTATCGCCTGCTGGAGCGCAAGCATGTGCTGCCTGCGGACCAGTTTGCGGCCAGTGCACGAGGCGCGAGCCGTACCTGA
- a CDS encoding IlvD/Edd family dehydratase has product MSDKKPTLRSAQWFGTADKNGFMYRSWMKNQGIADHQFHGKPIIGICNTWSELTPCNAHFRQIAEHVKRGVIEAGGFPVEFPVFSNGESNLRPTAMLTRNLASMDVEEAIRGNPIDGVVLLTGCDKTTPALLMGAASCDVPAIVVTGGPMLNGKHKGKDIGSGTVVWQLSEQVKAGTITIDDFLAAEGGMSRSAGTCNTMGTASTMACMAEALGTSLPHNAAIPAVDARRYVLAHMSGMRAVEMVREDLRLSKILTKEAFENAIRVNAAIGGSTNAVIHLKAIAGRIGVELDLDDWTRIGRGMPTIVDLQPSGRFLMEEFYYAGGLPAVLRRLGEANLIPNPNALTVNGKTLGENTKDAPIYGEDEVIRTLDNPIRADGGICVLRGNLAPLGAVLKPSAASAELMQHRGRAVVFENFDMYKARINDPELDVDANSILVMKNCGPKGYPGMAEVGNMGLPAKLLAQGITDMVRISDARMSGTAYGTVVLHVAPEAAAGGPLATVKEGDWIELDCANGRLHLDISDAELAARMADLQPPQQLIVGGYRQLYIDHVLQADQGCDFDFLVGCRGSEVPRHSH; this is encoded by the coding sequence ATGTCTGATAAGAAACCCACCCTGCGTTCCGCCCAATGGTTTGGCACCGCCGACAAGAACGGCTTCATGTACCGCAGCTGGATGAAGAATCAGGGCATCGCCGACCACCAGTTCCACGGCAAGCCGATCATCGGCATCTGCAACACATGGTCGGAACTGACCCCATGCAACGCGCATTTCCGCCAGATCGCGGAGCACGTCAAACGCGGGGTGATCGAGGCCGGTGGTTTTCCTGTGGAATTCCCGGTGTTCTCCAATGGCGAATCGAACCTGCGCCCCACCGCCATGCTGACGCGCAACCTGGCGAGCATGGACGTTGAAGAAGCCATTCGCGGCAACCCGATTGACGGCGTGGTGCTGCTGACCGGTTGCGACAAAACCACCCCGGCGCTGCTGATGGGCGCCGCCAGTTGTGACGTGCCGGCCATCGTCGTGACCGGCGGACCGATGCTCAACGGCAAGCACAAAGGCAAGGACATTGGCTCCGGCACCGTGGTCTGGCAGCTCAGCGAGCAAGTCAAAGCCGGCACCATCACCATTGACGATTTCCTGGCGGCCGAGGGCGGCATGTCCCGCTCGGCGGGCACTTGCAACACCATGGGCACCGCGTCGACCATGGCCTGCATGGCCGAAGCACTGGGCACTTCCCTGCCCCATAACGCGGCGATTCCAGCCGTGGATGCGCGCCGTTATGTGTTGGCGCACATGTCCGGCATGCGCGCCGTGGAAATGGTGCGCGAGGACTTGCGACTGTCGAAAATCCTCACCAAGGAAGCCTTCGAAAACGCCATCCGCGTGAACGCGGCCATCGGTGGTTCGACCAATGCCGTGATCCACTTGAAGGCGATTGCCGGGCGCATCGGCGTGGAACTGGACCTCGATGACTGGACCCGCATCGGTCGCGGCATGCCGACCATCGTCGACCTGCAACCGTCCGGGCGCTTCCTGATGGAAGAGTTCTACTACGCCGGTGGCTTGCCCGCCGTGCTGCGCCGCCTCGGCGAAGCCAACCTGATCCCCAACCCGAACGCCTTGACCGTGAACGGCAAGACGCTGGGCGAGAACACCAAGGACGCACCGATCTACGGCGAGGACGAAGTGATCCGCACCCTCGACAACCCGATTCGCGCCGACGGCGGGATCTGTGTGTTGCGTGGCAACCTGGCGCCACTCGGTGCGGTGCTCAAACCGTCCGCCGCCAGTGCCGAGCTGATGCAACATCGCGGCCGTGCGGTGGTGTTCGAGAACTTCGACATGTACAAGGCGCGCATCAACGATCCGGAACTGGACGTGGATGCCAACTCGATTCTGGTGATGAAGAACTGCGGACCGAAGGGTTATCCAGGCATGGCCGAGGTCGGCAACATGGGCTTGCCGGCGAAATTGCTGGCCCAAGGTATAACGGACATGGTGCGCATTTCCGATGCGCGCATGAGCGGCACCGCGTATGGCACGGTGGTGTTACATGTGGCACCGGAGGCGGCAGCCGGCGGACCTTTGGCGACCGTGAAGGAAGGTGACTGGATCGAGCTTGATTGCGCCAACGGACGCCTGCACCTGGACATTTCGGACGCGGAACTGGCCGCGCGCATGGCCGACCTGCAACCGCCACAGCAATTGATCGTGGGCGGTTATCGTCAGCTGTACATCGACCATGTGCTGCAGGCGGATCAGGGTTGCGATTTCGACTTCCTGGTCGGCTGCCGCGGTTCCGAAGTCCCGCGCCACTCTCACTGA